The DNA sequence CAGCTggttatcctcctcaacatgcatCAGGTATAAAATAATGTCTTTTGATTTCAACTGCTTTGTCGTCAATGGTTACAaagttttaattttgataattgagaTTGAGATTATACTTACTCTACTTCGTACACTAAGCTAACACGTTTTCCTCTCCCATCCAGTGGGGGAAGAGAGTGCTTTGGCTCTGTGAGAGAAAAAGTTTAGTACATGTAACACAATTCTCTGATGTATTGTCAATGTAGAGAGTTTTAATGTTACTTCCCTATTGTCTACCAGATATGCATGATTTTGTATGTTGTTAGAATCAAAATCAAGCAATTTTAATTGTGCTACTATATATAATTTGATGACTGTAAAATGTTTTGTAAACCAGTTATAAGGGGAGGTTAATGTTGCCTGGACAAATAGAGAGTAGTTgtaatgaatttccacctaatTTTGAGGGAGATAGTGTAATTTGTCCGAATGTTAATGCTCTGGCAATGTATAGTTAAAGGCTTgctgattattttttatataatggcGTGAAAGATTGAACTCTTGAAAAAGCTGCCTATTTATAAACAATTCGTGATTGTTTAGCTAATAGAACAATTCAACAACTGAAACCTTATTACTTCCGCAATGACAGAACTTTTGCTATGTCTGATGAGATATGTGCTCTCTTCTTAGCAATCAACATTCCTaggacactactttatttattttgtatgaaactTGTTTCTGTTGAAGTTTTTCTGTACCCCAACATTTTGCTTCGTTTGATTTCTTTTTTCCTTGTGTATCATTATCCTTGGCCGTGGCAGCAACTAAGTTCTCTGTTTTTTCCCCGTGTAATATTTGTTTACCAGGATCTCATGGTGGCGGACATGGCGCTATGGGGGCAGTGCTTGCAGGGGGTGCTGCAGCCGCTGCCGCTGCATATGGCGCTCACCAACTTTCCCATGGCTCTCATGGTGCTCACGGCGCTCACGGCGGCTATGCGCATGGTGGCGGCTATGGATATGGTATGCCCCATGGTGGCAAGTTCAAGCACGGCAAACATGGCAAGTTCAAGCATCATGGTGGCAAGTTCAAGCACGGCAAACACGGCAAACATGGTATGTTTGGCGGAAAGTTCAAGAAGTGGAAATGAAGAATGTATAATCATGATACGCACTACTAATCGCTTGCTGCTGCCTAATGCTTGTGttgttaatatataaataaaaccaTTACATGGTATGATGTTTActgaatccatcatcttttatTGGTTgaccctttttcattttttcccccGGATATATCTGTACTTTCTTTTGGCTATGACAAGACAATGATCGCTGATGATAGTTTCAATTACCTTCCTGAATTTCATTAGAACAACACAATGATTGCTGATAATATGGGGATCCTTGAggttttttattgatttatgCCTTTCTTGGCAGCAAGAAGCAATAGATTGATTAGCATGTTCCTTTGTTATTTATTTCTTCTAACAATGTAGCTTTTGAAATTCAGCATGGTCTAGTATTAGCGTGATGGAAAAACAAAATCATTCTCTTTTCCATGTGTGATATGAATCATACTGCTACCATGTTGCTTAACCAAAGCTATCTAAGTGGATATTTATTTGAGATGCTAACTTGGATATAAGAGCATAATAATAAAGAGGGATCATAAAGTAATcaatgatattaaaaaaaaaaacacattagcTTATATTTCCCCGAAGTTTAATATAATTAATGgtaatttgatatatattttctttatgaAGGAGAAGTTGATTAAACAATTTTATGTCAAATCTCAAAGggagagaaaaaaaattcttaaaaaaaagttataacaAGTTTGGTCAATATTTTGGTTTTCCTATTCTTAATCGCATCGTTTATATATTGATGAAGCAAAGGCAAACACTAAGTGAGGTGTTTGAGCTGAAATTTTGTTTGCCACATAACTACATGAGTATCAAACTATCTATAAGAACTTAAACGAATATTTAAAACTTTTCCATACCAAAATATCTCAGAGAAAAGAAAATAGGGACTAAAAACTAAGACTCATTTAATTCCTAAATATCACGTGATAAGATTCAAGAGAATTTTTATAATGGTATTTGAGATTCACATAAATAAATCGAACATTTTAAGTCCCTAACGTACTTTAAAGTTGGACGGATCAATCCCTCTATCTAAATGCTTCCGTCAGACCCAAAAGAAAAGTCTGACGTGATTTCCGTTCTGCTTACCTGGCATTACGGCTGCCCACGTGGCACATTAGTGGAATAGAGCTTTTGAAAAAATGGACAAAAAAGTTACTGTCTCTCCCAAGAGTATATCCGCCACCACTACCTCCTCCCTCCCAATCCCACCAACTCTTGCTCTCAACACCTTCACGACAAAGCTTAGAAGAGAGGCGCATGCACCAACACCAGCTCAGAGAATCACTCAGCAGAATCCGCGAGAGCTTAAGACCCCTCCAACAGTACCTCAGATTTCACCAACCAAACCAAATCACACCTTACCACCAAAGCATGAAAATACATTGACTATGGTACATGTTTCACAACCTTGCATCATCCAATGTATTCCAAGGCAATATTGCCTATCATTTTAGCCAATGGTGCTGGGCACATTGTTACAATGGTCAAACCTAGGGTTTGAAGCATGTCCAAAGAGTGAAATGCTTAACCAAGCGAGTTCCTTTAGATTCAATCTTGAAGAGAGGAACCCTTGCCAATAGCAAGGTTTCAAGTCAAAAAATGCATCAAAGAAACGCCTGGATCCATTCAAGTCAAGCTTCAACAGAGTCTCCATTCCAAACGAGTAGAATTGCCTGTTGAGCTTGCTTTCAATTGGCCACATGCTATTCCAAATTTTAGCATAGAGCTGTTTCCCCTGATCATTCTGGTTGAGCCAAGGCACTCTGCTATGGCTATGGCTACACATGGTGCAACGGCCATTGGTCAAGCCACCATGTACCCTGTCGAAGGGTGTACTATCCCAAAAGTGCCGCCAATGGCCATTACATTCTGAGGGATCCTAGGAAGAGGTCCCCCATTGGAATCAAATACTTCTCATCCTCCAATATCTTTTTCACTCTGATTCCCAAGTGCCTTAGCCTTGCAACCATCCTCTTCTTCACCTCCATGTAAGACAAAACCGGACGGCTAACAAGGGAAGTCTCCTCAAGAAAGATCAGATTGGAACTGAAAGGCATTCCATACAAAAAAGTAGGAAACTTAGAATTATTAGCTCTCAAGTAAGGCTCATTCTCCATACCTTTCCCTTGTGAAATTTAACCCCATTGGAGACACAACCTCCAAGCAATCCTCAAGATCAATACTCTCAAACTCATTACTCATCCACCCACACACCGTAGTTGTTAGGCCACATGGAGAGAGGGTCAGGATCAACACAACAAACCTTAATTCCATAGCGGGAAACTTGTTCTGCTAGGCGAGTGCCTGCAGGGCCAGATCCAATGATGATCACGTCAAAACAAGATCGATCGGAAGGATGGCACCATGGGAGATCAAAATCCAAGGGTTCAGGTTGATGGGCAGGCTTCAAGTTGAGGAAATTTCCAAACTTGCTAGTGTTGTAGGCCCTGACTCTAAACCTTCTTGAAGTTGAAGAACATGATGAACTTGATGTGTAATGAGTTTTTGGGAGAGGGAATGAGGAAAGTGTGGCTTTGGTAGGTGGTGGTGGGGTAAACGATGTCGCGTTGAGAGACAGGGACTTCTTTGTCCACTTTTCAAAAGTTCCATTTCACTAACGTGTCACGTGGGCAGCCGTAATGCCAGGTAAGCAGAACGGGAGCCACGTCAAACTTTTCCGTTGAGTCTGacagaggcatttggacggaggaaCTGATCCGTCGAATTTTTAAGGACGTCAAGAACTTAAAAGCATTTGTCAATGGTCAAGGATGAAAATGTCTGCAAggtaaaaggtcagggacctatttgtccttttctctaaatttagtttttcaaattctaatttcattATAGTGGTCTTCTAAATCGAGTTTCAGATACCATAATGGTTCCTGGACTTCTTTTCGATATTGAATCAGCAATTACAGTGATAATGTAGTACTCGGTTGCTAACTCAGCACCAGAGAGGAGTCCAAAGATCATTATGGTGTCTGGGGTTCGATTTGGGGGACTACTATAATAAAATTAGAATCAAGAGGATCAAATTGAATAATCGTTAAATTTCAGGAATTATTATAAGGATTTACTTGTCTCAAATATTATAATCACAAGTATGCAATTTAAAGAAATCAAAAGGGTAAATGAGTGCACCTCACAAATCCAAAACGCAGGCTTCCATTTCTCTAGTCCGCGATGCTAATATAGTTTGATAAAAGGACAAAAATTTCCTCAATTGCTACACAAGATCCAATTGTTTGCTAATTCCTCTATAATAACTTACATCCTCAATATGGATACAAATCTTCTTTGCTTTTGTAAAGTATACATTGTTGGCCTTCACAATCACGGTTAGAAACTAAACCAACTTTGCACTTGGGTCTCTTACTCCCCTGAGTATATCAATGAATTTGATCTTCACCAAGGTGGATGATCGTCCTCTGGTGTTTGAGGGGGAATTGCTTTCCATCCAGGTTTCTCATCCCAGTACATATCGTAATATATGTGACCAGGATCATGATCAAGCACGCAGCACCATATGCCTACGTATCGCTTGACACGGTTTCTGAATCTCTCTTCCCTTTCCTAGAAAACATAGAAGCATGGTATCAGAAGTTCAGAACATGGTAACTATTTTTCTTTGTATCTTTGAAGCTAACTCAGTAAAATTTCATATTGAAGAAGCAAAATATGGCCTTACCTTGTTAGTGAAACCTGTGAAAGCATCTTGCACTGAAGAGAACTTGATAACTTTGACATCCTTGAATGGTGAGAAAATTTTCATAAACTGCAAACGCAAGTAGAGCAAAACCATGTTAAGTATCGCATTTCATAAACAaagtatatctatatatataaagctGGTGCAGAATAAGAATATCGAATACCGTCTCTTCATTGCTATGTTTTGGAAATTTGAGAAATCCCCCAAGGGTGGTATTATCTGATGCATCACAATCTGGGGTTCCTTCTTTACAGAGTTGAACATCAAGCCATGAATTTTTAACCTGAACTCAGTAACCAAAAGAAATGACTTTTAATAATCAACAAAAAAGAATCATTACTTAGAATTGTTTGCAGTTAACATTGATTCACCTCCGATGGCAGAGAAGGATTATCAATTATTGAGTATTCTCTAATAGCTATTTCAGGGCCAAACTCTTCTTCTGGGAGTTTTTTCAACATAACATTCACCTGCAATGTATTGCATTTAATAAGAAGCATAAGGCAGTGATgataaaatgttttaaaaatccAAGATACGAAATTTAAAACCATATTAAATATACACTTGTTTCAATAAAATGTTAAGGGTGTATCAAGCTTACACTGACTCAAACTTGGATCCAAAAGCATTGATATCAAATGAtgtaaaagagaaaatgaaaagagatCACTTGAATAGGAAATACCTCAAATACATGATCCAAAGGACAGAGAAAAGGTTGCCTAGTCAAAGTCCCTTCTAAAACGCCGGGATGAGGATACCATAGCCTATCAATCCTGCACCATAGTGGAGGCATGACCTAAACAGACACAAAGATCCAACTTTAGGATAAATATATTGAAACCATTTTAACATGTTACAGTATGAAAGAAGGTACATGGCTAACAAACGTATCAGTAATGAGAACTGTGTTAATAGTATTAAGCCAAAAAACAATGGGCATCCATGATGAGAAGTTACAATTCAACATGAACACAATGAGCGTATGATCCAAGAAATCAGTTTTTACCAGTGTTCTGTTCAAAAGGGAAGCAATTGCAAGTGCAGTCCTAATCTGTTTGATCTGCGAAAAATCGTGAACCATAAATATTAGAATGTTATAACATTATTTCCCTAAACATGAAAAGGATCAGGTCGATACATACATACTTGGTAATTAACAAGGGCAAAATGTGATTCAACATTATGTTCTCCACTTAACAACAAGCCTTTTGGGATAAATGGCTTAAATGACAAGAAGCCCCCTGCAAAAGTTCTTCTAAAAGTTAGGTTGTAGCAATATCTCAGAACTTAAATCATAAAAATTCACTGATCAGTTGACACACTAGAGTGACAACTTCTA is a window from the Arachis hypogaea cultivar Tifrunner chromosome 1, arahy.Tifrunner.gnm2.J5K5, whole genome shotgun sequence genome containing:
- the LOC112797722 gene encoding uncharacterized protein codes for the protein MGGGKDKHDEGDKGLFTNLAQGFAHGGGHGYPPQQGYPPQQGYPPQQGYPPQGYPPQHGYPPQQGYPPQGYPPQQGYPPAGYPPQHASGSHGGGHGAMGAVLAGGAAAAAAAYGAHQLSHGSHGAHGAHGGYAHGGGYGYGMPHGGKFKHGKHGKFKHHGGKFKHGKHGKHGMFGGKFKKWK